CGGCGCACACCACCCACGCCGCGGCCAACCGGCTGACCCGGGCCGGCGGGGCCGTGCCGGGCATGGCCGGCACGGCCGGCGCCACCCGGCACGGGGCCGCCGGATCCAGCGGGTCCGGCGGGTCCGGCGGGTCCGGCGACGGCATTCGGATCGTGCTGCCCGCCGGTGCGCCCAGGCCCACCCCGCTCGGCGAGACGCTGCTCATCGCGGTCGCGAACCACACGGCCCGCAGCGGGCTGACCCTCGACATGCTCCCCAGCGCGCGGGCGGGCGAGGCGGACTCCGCCGAACGCCAGGGCCTCTCCGGGCCGCGGCCACACCTGCCCGCAGTTCCGGTTGAGAGGGGTGCCTGATGAGCCGCAACAACCTGTCGGCGCGTGGCCTCGTCCGCCGCTACGGCGGCCTCACCGCCGTCGAGGACGTCAACATGGACGTCCCCAGCGGCCAGATCACCGGCCTCATCGGACCGAACGGCGCCGGCAAGTCCACCCTGTTCAGCCTGCTCACCGGGGTGGAGCAGCCCGACGAGGGCAAGGTCCTCCTCGGCCAGCGCAACATCACCAGGATGAGCCCGGACGCCCGGTCCCGGCGCGGGCTGGTGCAGACCTTCCAGGTGCCGTCGCTGTTCCCCAGCCTCACCGTGGCGGACAACCTGCTCGTCGCCGCCGAGAACCGGCGCCGCGACTACGCCGGGGACCTGCTCGGGTTCAGGGCACGCGGGCGCACCGGTGCGCTGCAGATCGTCGACGACGTCCTGGCCTCCCTGCAGCTGGAGGACATCCGGGAGAGCATCGCCGGCACCCTGCCGACCGGTGCGCTGCGGCTCGTCGAGTTCGCCCGCGCCCTGTGCGCACGCCCCGACGTGCTGCTCCTCGACGAGCCGGCCAGCGGGCTGGACGCGGCCGAGACCGAACGGTTCTCGGCGCTGGTCCGCCGGATCGCCGACGACGGAGTGGCGATCCTGCTCGTCGACCACGACGTCGACCTCGTCTTCAAGGTCGTCGACCGGGTGTATGCCATGGTCGGCGGCCGGGTCGTGGCGGAAGGCGCACCCGCGGCCGTGCGCGCGGACCCGACCGTGCAGTCGGTGTACCTGGCGCAGGGTCCGCTGACCTCGAAGAACACGGGTGCCTCGCCGGCGGGCGGGCCGTCAGGGGGCGGACCGCCCGCGGACAGCCCGCCGACCGGCGGTCCGCCCGCCGTGGCCGTGTCGTCTGGAGAGCTTCGTTGACCGCCAACCCCGCCGCGATCGGCGACACCCACCTCGCCGACGGCCCGAACGGCACGCCCACGGCCGAAGCGGGCCTGCCCGCCGTCGAACTGCGGCTGGAGAACGCCCGGGCCGGCTACCGCACCATCGAGGTCCTGCACGGCATCGACATGGCCATCCCCTCGGGGGCGGTGACCGCGCTGCTCGGCGCGAACGGTGCCGGCAAGAGCACGACGCTGCGCACCATCGCCGGGCTCATCCCCCTGCGCGGCGGCTCGCTGACCTGGCGCGGTGAGCAGATCACGAAGATGACCACGACGAACCGGGCGAAGCGTGGGCTGATGCTCGTCCCGGACGAGCGGGCCGTGTTCGCGACCCTGTCCGTCCGCGACAACCTGCAGATCATCGCCGAGGCCAGCGGTCACCCGGACATCACCCCCGCGCTGGAGGCGTTCCCCCGTCTACAGGAGCGCCTGAGCCAGCGGGCCGGCTCCATGTCCGGCGGTGAGCGGCGCATGCTGGCCCTCGCCCGCGCGCTGCTCGCCCGCCCGTCGGTGCTCATGGTGGACGAGCTGTCGCTGGGCCTGTCCCCGAAGGTCGCAAGCGAGCTGTTCGCCTGGCTCGGGACGGTCGCCGACGCGGGTACGACCGTGATCCTCGCCGACCAGTACACCGAGGAGGCGCTCGCCCTGGCCGACATGGTGTACGTCCTGCATCGCGGCGAGATCACCTTCGCCGGTACACCGGCGGAGCTCGGCGCCAGCGAGCTGCTGGCCGCCAGCGCACCCTAGGGCCAAAGGGCCAGCAGCCGCTCAGCCGCCAACAGCCGCTCAGCCTGAGCCCCTCAGCCGCCCCCTCGAAAGGGCTGGCCTGAGACCTCAGGCTGAGGCATGGCCTCTGACAAGGCAAGATCTGGCCTCTGACAAGATCTGAGGATTCTGGTCGCGCTCGCGGCAAAAATGCTCGGATCTTGCCCGGCAGCAATCCCAGTCGCGGCCTGCGACACCCTTCGCCTCTTCGGATGCCCCTTCGCCTCTTCGGATTCCGGAGCGGGCGGGCCATACCTGGAGTGGGACGGAACCACGCCGGAGTGTGTCGGGCCCGGATCGGGCGCCGACACACTCCGGCGTCAGGCTCAGGCTGCCGGGTAGGGCAGGTTCTTGACCGTGTAGCAGTTGGTGTTCATGTCGCCGCTTTGCGTCAGCCATCCGCCCTTGCCACCGTTGGCGGTGTCCTGCCAACGGGCCACATTGAGGCAGTTCTTCGACTCGGCCGGCGGCTGCTGGTCCTTGACGAAGTCACGGGCGGTGAGCAGGCCGTTGCCGGTGTACGGCTCGCTGCGGTTCATGTACGTCTCGACGCACTCACGGGTCAGGTTCGCCCCGCACGACGCCATCGCGTCGGTCAGCCACTGCGCGGAGGCATAGCCCTCGAGCATCCACTGGTTCATCTTCGCGACGCTTTCCGGCTCGTACGTCGCGACTGCGTCCTGGAACGCCTTGACCGCCGGGATCGAGGTGTCCGAGAAGGTCGCCGACTGGGTCGTCGCGTAGACGAGGTTGCGGCACTGCGGCGAGTTGGCGTAGAGCGTGCCGACCGAGCTCGACATGCCCTGCGCGGTGGTCACCTTCGCCTTCAACGGGACGCCCTGGCGCTCCATCGACTCGCAGAGCTTGGCGTTACCGGTGTCCTCCATCGCGTCGAACACGATCTGGACGCCCTGCTGCTTCATGTGCTGCGCGACCGAGTCCCAGTTGGGCGCGGCGAGGTTGATCGGCTCCTCGACCACCTTGTAGCCCTCGGCCCGCAGGCCGTTGGCGATCTTCGTCGCGTACCGCTCGGACTGGGCGATGCTGTAGTAGACCACCGCCGCCGTGGTCGCGCCGAGCTTCTCCTTGTACCAGCGGTACTCCTCGGTGCCGCCGTAAAGGTTGCCGTCGAAGCCCGGCCGGCGGCCGTCCCGCGGGTAGTCACTGCCGTAGATCGAGTACAGGTGCGGGTACTGGTCGTACTGGACGCCCACCGGCTGGCCGCCGATGTCCGGCACGCCCTCGGAGTTGATGTACTGGCCGCCGGCGTAGTCGAAGGCCGTCACACCGGCGAGGGCGAACACCTTCTCGTCGTCGACCAGCTTGTGCGCGCAGGCGACGTTGTCGTCGCCGGTGCTCTTGTCGTCGCACGACACCAGGGTCACCTTGCGCCCGTTGACGCCACCCCTGGCGTTGAGCGCCTCGAAATAGGCGCGTGCGCCGTAGAGGGACGCCGAGAACGTCTCCGGCCCCAGGCCACCGCTCATGCCGGTGATGTTGCCGATCTTGATCTCGGTGGGCGTCACACCGGTGTCGGACGCGGTGTTGGCCGAAGCAGCACCGGTCTGCGTACCTTCGCCGGACGGAGCCGAGTCACCCGCACGGCTGCCGCAGGCGACGAGCGCCAGGGAGGACAGCACGACCCCGGCGACGAGCGCTCTCGCTCGCATGAATTGCACTCCTCTGATAGGTCGGCGGCGCTCACACGCCACCAGCTCTGCGCGGGCCTCGCCGGTCAGGCTACCGACAGCGACCACGCCGTCGGCAACAGGACCGCTACCTGCCGTCAGGCTCGTCCAGCGCCCCGCACGAACAACCGACGCCACCACGTACGACGAACCGGCGGAGCAGCCGGGCCACCGGCATCCTCCGCACTCACGCCAGCGGTGAGGTCCTCATCACTGATCGGGGGCTCCGCGACCACGACCGCGGGTTCCGCCACCGGTTCCCGATCGTCACCCGCACTCGCGCCCAGGGCCAGCTCACCGTCAACGGCGCCGTCGTTCCCCGCGCCACCGTCGGCGTCAACGGCCCGGCCCGATGACAGTGCGTCACCGACGGGTTCGGCCGACGCGGGCGGCGGAACCGACACGGGGGCGGCCTCCGGGACGGGGGCGCCGCGGCCCGCGGCCGTGGTGGTGGCCGTGATCGCCGCGACCGTCTCGTCGATCGCCGCGATCACCTGCCCGAGTGCCAGAACCGCGTCCACACCCTGCGGTGTCTCCCCGTCGGTGGCCCCATCCCGTGCGAGCGCCGCCTGGGAGACCGCCTCGATGGAGGGGGCCACGGCGGCCTCGACTGCGGCGACGAGCGCGTTCGAGGCCGCCGCGGCCTCGCTGACCGGCACCTCGTCAACCGGCACCTGATCGACCGGGACCGAGTCCTCGACGGGTGCGACGCTCTCGTCGACCGGGACCACGTCCTCGACAGACACGGTCTCCTCGACCAACACCACGTCCTCGACCAACACCACGCTCTCGACCGGCGCGACGTCCTCGGACACCACCTCGTCGACCAACACCACGTCCTCGACAGACACGGTCTCCTCGACCAACACCACGCTCTCGACCGGCTCGAGCACCTCGACCGGCTCGAGCACCTCGACGGGCTCAGCTGCCGCCTCGTCGGCGAGGGACTCCTCGGACACACGCGCGCTCGGGACGGTGACCTGGGGCGAGGCCGGCTCCGCGCCAGTCGCCGGCTCGGGTTGAGCCAAGGGCAGGTCACTGGCCTGCGCTGCTACCGGTAGCGCCTCGACGGGCTCCACCGACACCGCTGTCTGCGCCGCGCCCACCGACACGGGCGCGCTCACGGCCACCACGTCCAGCTCGGCCACCGCGACGTCCGGCTCTGCCACCACGTCCGGCTGGGCCACCGCCACCACGTCCGGCTCGGCCACCGCGTCCGGCTCGGCCGATGCGACATCCGGCTCGGCCACCGCGACGTCCGGCTCCGCGGTCGGCGTCACCAGCAGCCGGTTGAGGATCAGGCCGCCGGGACCGGGGCCCCGGTCCAACTTGCCCTGCGCCGCGAGACGCCGGCATGCCTGGTTCACCGTTGCACGATTCGCGCTGATCGCCGCGGCCAGCGAGCCGTCATCCAGTCCGTCGGGAATCAGCGCGAGCTGCTCGAGAATCCGGTCAGCAACAGTAGCCACATTTGGGGACGCTATACGTTATCCCCGCTCCTTCCCGCATCGGGGGTACGTAAGACCAGCGGTACTGCGTGGGTGGACCGGTTAGCCCGGTCGGTCCCGGGAACGCCCAAGGTCGAGACCGGCCAGCGCACCACGGGTCCGAAGCACCAGCGGTCTGGCCGTCCGCAAGCGTTCACGCCGCATCAGCTCGGCCGTTCGCACCGGAACAGGAGGCAGCGATGACATGGCCCGCCTCGGACATCCAGCCGGACCTCGACGTCCTTGACCTGGACAGCAACTCACCGCTGGAACGCGCCGAGATCACCGACAGCGACGACCTCGGGTCGACCGACGCGGGTCTCGACCCACTCGACGACAGCTGGGATCCGCCGGACACGCCGAGCGGACTGGTTCGCAATCCGATCACGCCGCGGGAAGAGCGTTCGTCGTCCTTTGATCGTCAGCTTGCCGCCGAGGTCCCTGACCCTGATCCATACGCCGAGTCGGAAAGTGGCGATGCCGGCGCGGACGACAGCGATTTCTTCGCCGAAGGTTCGTCGAACATCGCGGCGTTCGACGACACGAACTCGGACCAGGTTGTCGAGAGCAGTGACGGTGCCCACCGCCGCCACCGACCAGCCGATGACGAGGCGTGGCGGCGTACCGCCGAAGAGGAAGCACTTCACCTCGACCCGCGTTCCTGACTGTTCCTGAGTGTTCCCGGCCCAGCCCCGCGTTCCCGTTCCAGGCCCGGCCCGTTCATAACCGCCCGCCCAACGGGAATCCATCCGAAGCCGACCCGCACGGCGCGGCCGAAGGGCCGGCCGAACCCGTCCACGACCGGGGTGAGACTGTCGTTTTCACCCGGTACGCACCAGGCTGGGCCGGGCGGCTGGGGGTGGGCATGGCGGAGGGCGGCCGTCGCACCGGCCAGGTTGATCTGATCGGGCTGAGTCTTCGTTTCGGGGGCAGGACCGCGGTTGACGACGTCAGCCTGACGATCAAAGCCGGTGAGTACTTCTGCCTTCAGGGGCCGCCCGGCAGCGGCAAGACATCCGTACTGCGGCTGGTCTCCGGGGCGGAACAGCCGTCGGCCGGCCGGGTCCTGCTCGACGGCGAGGACCCGACCTGCAGACCCAACCACCGACGCGCCGTCAGTGCGATCTTCGGCGGCTACACGCTGTTCCCGTTCCTGGATGTCGCCGCGAACGTCGCGTTCGGGCTGCGGCACGCCCACGGCCCGGCCGGCCCCGGCCGCGCCGAGACGTCAGCGCGGGTGCGCTCCGCGCTCGCGGCCGTCCAGATGTCGGAGTACGCGCGGCGACGCCCGCCGCAGCTTTCCGGGGAGCAGCAGCAGCGGGTGGCACTGGCCCGTGCGCTGGTGGTCCGGCCGCGGATCCTGCTGCTCGACGATCCCCTCCAGGCCATGGACGAACGGTTGCGGCCAGCGCTCCGGGAGGACCTGCGGGCCGTGCAGCGTCAGGTCGGGCTGACCGTCGTGCACACCACCGTCGACCGTGACGAGGCACTGGCCCTCGCCGACCGGGTCGCCGTACTACGCGACGGACGGATCGTGCGGGTCGGTACGGCACCCGAGGTGCACGCGGAGCCCACGGCGGCCTGACCGGCCGCGGACAGGCCGGTGCTGGCGGACAGGCCGTACGGCGATCAGCTGTGCGGCGGCCGGCCGGGCAGGTCCACCGTTCCACCGGCCTCGGACCTCCGCCGGTGCGCGAGCGCGGCGAAGATCTCCAGCGCGACCCGGTGCGCGCTGTTCACGGTCATGTCCGCGTGGTCGTACGGCGGCGAGACCTCGACGATGTCCGCGGCGACGACCGGGGCGTCGAGCGCGATCTGCCGCACGGCACGCAGCAGATCGGCCGGGGTCATGCCGCCCGGTTCGGGGGTTCCGGTGCCCGGCGCGAATCCCGGGTCGAGCACGTCGATGTCGACCGAGAGGTAAAGCGCGCGGCAGCCGTCGACCGCCTGCGCGATCGCCTCGGCGATGACCTCACGACTGCCGCGTTCCCAGATCTCGTGCATCAGATGCCAGCGCATCCCCTGCTCGCGCATCCAGGCGAAGACGTCCGGGGGTGGCCAGTACCCGCGCAGCCCAACCTGGACGAAGTTGCGCCCGCGCACCGCACCGGACTCGATCAGCCGCCGCATCGGCGTCCCGTGCGAGGCCAGGTTCCCGTCGATGATGTCCGCGGTGTCGGCGTGCGCGTCGAAGTGCAGCAGCCCGACCTCGCCCCAGCCGACGGCCTCGGCCACCCCGCTCGCGGCGGGCCAGGTGATCGAATGGTCACCACCGATGATCACCGGACGGATGCCGAGCCGGGCGATGTCACCGACCTTGGCCCGGATGTTGCGGTGTGAAGCCTCGGTCAGGCCGTGCGGGCAGTGCGCGTCACCGGCGTCGACGACGTCGAGCCAGTCGAAGATCTCGATCCCGAGGTCGAGATGGTAGGTGCCCGGGTTGTAGGCCTGTGCGCGCAGCGCCCGCGGCCCGAACCGGGCACCGGGCCGGTGCGTCGTGGCGATGTCGAACGGCGCGCCGACGACCGCGACGTCGGGACGGCGCGCCCGCAGCTCGTCGAGGCCGGGCATCCAGGGCCGGTCCGCGAAGGTGGCGAGGCCGGCGTACCCCGGCGCGTCCGGCCCGGGGTCATCCGCCGACGCCGACGCACCAGCGCCCGTCGCACCCGCATAGGGCGGCACCGGCGACGGTTCCGGGCCCTGCGCCATGAGTACCGCCCCACTCCTCGCCACTGTCAGCCATCAGAGCATCACTCAACACCAGTCTGCGCCTTCACCCGCCACGGCACGCGGCCATCAGGTCACCGGGCAGGCGCGGCCGGCGCGGAGGGTGCGGAGGGTGCGGTGGGTGCGGGCGGGCGGAGCCCGAGCACGTAACAGGCGATCGCGGCCGTCGCGGCGACGTTGAGGGAGTCGACACCGTGGGCCATCGGAATCCGCGCCCGGCGGGTCGCCGTGGCCAGCACCTCGTCGGTGAGGCCGCTGCCCTCCGTTCCCAGCAGCACCGCGACCCGGTCGTCCGGTGCCGCCCAGGCCGCCGTCAGCTCCTGCGCGTCGGGGGCCGGCGTCAGCGCCACCACCTCGAAACCAGCCGTGCGCAGCAGGGACAACGCCGCGGGCCACGGTTCGAGGCGGGCATAGGGCACGGCGAAGACCTCGCCCATCGACACCCGCACCGACCGCCGGTACAGCGGATCGGCGCACCGCGGGCTCAGCAGGACGGCATCCATGCCCAGGCCGGCGGCCGACCTGAAGATCGCGCCGAGGTTGGTGTGGCTGACCAGGTCCTCGCAGACGAGCACCCGGCGTGCCGTGGCGAGGAGCTGCGCGGCGTCGAGCGGCTCCCGGCGGCACATCGACGCCAGGGCCCCGCGGTGGACCTCGAACCCGGTGATCGCCGCCAGCACCGCCGGACCCGCCACATACACCGGCGCGGCGGGCTGGCCGGGCGACGGCCGGGCCCAGAAGCCGGCCGGGACGCCGTGACGCCGCGCCGGTGACACCAGCACCGAGCGCGGCTGGTAGCCCGCGCGCAGCGCCCGTTCGATCACCCGCTCGCCCTCGGCGATGAACAGCCCCTGCTCGGGTTCCCGGCGCCGGCGCAGCGCGACGTCGGTCAGCGCCACGTAGTCCGAGACGCGCGGGTCCGCCGGGTCGTCGATGACGACGACCGGCCCGTCGCCCTCGGCCGTCAAGCCGTCCTCGTCCACCCCGCCACCGCCCGACTGTCATATTCACGAAACCCACGACCTGCAGAATCACCGCCCATGAGCACACCCGGCACCGCCGACACAAGCCCCTCCGACACCAGCGCCGTGCCCGGGGAACGCCCCATGGCCGACCTTCTGGTGATCGGCGCGGAGCTGGTCGCGACGGTGGACGCCGAGCGGCGCGAGATCCGCGGCGGCTGGGTGGCGATCACCGACGGGCTCGTCAGCGCGATCGGCGGACCCGAGCAGACACCGCCCGCCGCGGCCCGGACGCTGCGGGCCGACGGCTGCCTGGTGACGCCAGGCCTGGTGAACACACATCACCACATCTACCAGAACCTCACCCGCTCCTTTGCGCCGGCGCTCGGCGGCACTTTGTTCAACTGGTTGAAGACGCTCTATCCGCTGTGGTCCCGGCTGGATGAGGAAGCCGTCCACACGTCGGCGTACGTGGGGCTGACCGAGCTCGCGCTGGGCGGCTGCACGACGACGACCGACCACCTGTACGTCCACCCGCGCGGCGGCGGCGACCTCATCACGGCCGAGATCGCGGCCGCGCAGCAGCTGGGAATGCGCTTCCACCCGACCCGCGGGTCGATGTCGCTGTCGGTGAAGGACGGCGGGCTCCCGCCGGACTCGGTCGTCCAGGAGCCCGACGAGATCCTGGACGACTCCGCCCGCCTCGTCGCCAAGCACCACGACCCGTCGCACGGGGCGATGGTGCGGATCGCGCTCGCGCCGTGCTCTCCGTTCTCGGTGAGCCCGGAGCTGATGACGGCGACCGCGGAGCTGGCCGAGAAGCTCGACGTCCGCCTGCACACCCATCTGGCCGAGGATCCCGAGGAGGACGACTACTGCCTGGCCGTCTTCGGGCGGCGGCCGATCGACCAGTTCGCCGAGGTCGGCTGGGGCAGTGACCGCGCCTGGGTCGCCCACTGCATCTGCCCGAACCCCGAGGAGATCGAGCGCCTCGGGACCTGGGGCACCGGGGTGGCCCACTGCCCCAGCAGCAACATGATCCTCGGCGGCGGGCTCGCCCCGGTCGCCGAGATGCGCGCGGCCGGCGTCCCCGTCGGGCTGGGCTGTGACGGTTCGTCGTCGGCCGACTCGGCCTCGCTCTGGCTCGAGGCGCGCACCGCGATGCTGCTCGGCCGGCTGCGCCAGGGAGCCGGTGCGATGTCCGCCCGCGACGCCCTGGAGATGGCGACCCGGGGCGGGGCGGCCTGCCTCGGGCGCGCCGGGGAGATCGGCCTCCTCGCCGTTGGCTCGGTGGGCGATCTGGTCGTCTGGCCGCTGGACGGAATCGCCTACGCCGGAGCCCTTTCCGATCCGATCGACGCCTGGCTGCGCTGCGGGCCCACGGCCGCCCGGCACACGGTCGTGGCCGGGCGCACGGTGGTCGAGAACGGCCTGCCAGTCGACTCCGACCTGACCGAGATGCTCAGCCGTCACCGCCGCATCGCAGCGGGCATTCAGGCGGCGTTCGAGAATGCAGGGTAGCCGTTACTCCGTACACGGCCCATCAGCACACCGATCCGGCCCCTGAACATGGCTGGTTGCACCCGCTTCGGCGCAGTATCCTGGCAGGGAGCTTGCAGTTCCGGACCAACAGCTCGCGTTCGGCGCTCGGCCTGACTGTCAGGGCATCAATGCCGTCATCGCCCTCGGCCGCGGCACGAATCGCGTTCCAGGCAGCCGCCGTCGGCGCCACCCGCCGAATCCCCCGATCGGCGCCGAACGCGCCGGCGGCGGCGTCGTTCTCGTGCGCACCCCGGCCGCTCGACGCTCCGGCAGCCGCTCGGCGCCCAGCGCTCGGCACTCCAGCCGCGCTCGGCGCCCAGGTCGTTCGGCCACGCCAGGTCACCTCGGCACGCCAGACTTCGGCTGACGCGGTACTCCTGCCGCGCCACGCAGCCGGCAGCCATCGACAAGCTAACGAGGTTTCCCACCGTGCAGGCACGTCCCCAGATCCGACCCGACGGTGCGGTCGTGCCGACGCTGTCAGCCGGCACCACCGCGGCGCTCACCGCGACGCTGGGCCGTATCGACGCCGAACTGGCGGCCCGCCACCCGGGTGATCCCGGCACCCGTCAGCCGGTGCACACCTGCTACGTCCCGGCCGACCGGGTTCACCCGGACATCGTCGGTGAATGGGGCCGCGCGGCCCGCGAAACGCTCACCCGGCACGCACCGGATCCCGACACGCTCGCGCTGGTCACCCTGGGCGGGTCAGCCGCGGCCCTCGCCGCGGACGTGTACGCGCATGTCAGCCGCACCCTGGCAGCGGAACCGGTCCAGGACCTCAGAGTCGACCTGGAGGACGGCTACGGCATCCGCGCCGACAGCGCCGAGGACGCGGACGCCGTAGCCGCGGCCAGGGCGCTGCGGTCCGCGGCCGCCGCCGGCACGCTGCCCGCCTGCTACGGCCTGCGCCCCAAATCACTCGACGCGGCCGTACGAACCCGGGGGCTGCGCAGCCTCGACCTCTTCCTCACCACCCTGGCCGGAGACGACGGGCCGCCACCCGGCCTGGTGGTGACGTTGCCCAAGGTAAGCGCGCCGGAGCAGGTGGTGGTCTTCTGTGACGTCCTGACGGCTCTGGAACACCAGCTCGGAAT
This portion of the Parafrankia irregularis genome encodes:
- a CDS encoding ABC transporter ATP-binding protein; its protein translation is MSRNNLSARGLVRRYGGLTAVEDVNMDVPSGQITGLIGPNGAGKSTLFSLLTGVEQPDEGKVLLGQRNITRMSPDARSRRGLVQTFQVPSLFPSLTVADNLLVAAENRRRDYAGDLLGFRARGRTGALQIVDDVLASLQLEDIRESIAGTLPTGALRLVEFARALCARPDVLLLDEPASGLDAAETERFSALVRRIADDGVAILLVDHDVDLVFKVVDRVYAMVGGRVVAEGAPAAVRADPTVQSVYLAQGPLTSKNTGASPAGGPSGGGPPADSPPTGGPPAVAVSSGELR
- a CDS encoding ABC transporter ATP-binding protein — protein: MPAVELRLENARAGYRTIEVLHGIDMAIPSGAVTALLGANGAGKSTTLRTIAGLIPLRGGSLTWRGEQITKMTTTNRAKRGLMLVPDERAVFATLSVRDNLQIIAEASGHPDITPALEAFPRLQERLSQRAGSMSGGERRMLALARALLARPSVLMVDELSLGLSPKVASELFAWLGTVADAGTTVILADQYTEEALALADMVYVLHRGEITFAGTPAELGASELLAASAP
- a CDS encoding ABC transporter substrate-binding protein; the encoded protein is MRARALVAGVVLSSLALVACGSRAGDSAPSGEGTQTGAASANTASDTGVTPTEIKIGNITGMSGGLGPETFSASLYGARAYFEALNARGGVNGRKVTLVSCDDKSTGDDNVACAHKLVDDEKVFALAGVTAFDYAGGQYINSEGVPDIGGQPVGVQYDQYPHLYSIYGSDYPRDGRRPGFDGNLYGGTEEYRWYKEKLGATTAAVVYYSIAQSERYATKIANGLRAEGYKVVEEPINLAAPNWDSVAQHMKQQGVQIVFDAMEDTGNAKLCESMERQGVPLKAKVTTAQGMSSSVGTLYANSPQCRNLVYATTQSATFSDTSIPAVKAFQDAVATYEPESVAKMNQWMLEGYASAQWLTDAMASCGANLTRECVETYMNRSEPYTGNGLLTARDFVKDQQPPAESKNCLNVARWQDTANGGKGGWLTQSGDMNTNCYTVKNLPYPAA
- a CDS encoding ABC transporter ATP-binding protein, which gives rise to MAEGGRRTGQVDLIGLSLRFGGRTAVDDVSLTIKAGEYFCLQGPPGSGKTSVLRLVSGAEQPSAGRVLLDGEDPTCRPNHRRAVSAIFGGYTLFPFLDVAANVAFGLRHAHGPAGPGRAETSARVRSALAAVQMSEYARRRPPQLSGEQQQRVALARALVVRPRILLLDDPLQAMDERLRPALREDLRAVQRQVGLTVVHTTVDRDEALALADRVAVLRDGRIVRVGTAPEVHAEPTAA
- the speB gene encoding agmatinase; this encodes MAQGPEPSPVPPYAGATGAGASASADDPGPDAPGYAGLATFADRPWMPGLDELRARRPDVAVVGAPFDIATTHRPGARFGPRALRAQAYNPGTYHLDLGIEIFDWLDVVDAGDAHCPHGLTEASHRNIRAKVGDIARLGIRPVIIGGDHSITWPAASGVAEAVGWGEVGLLHFDAHADTADIIDGNLASHGTPMRRLIESGAVRGRNFVQVGLRGYWPPPDVFAWMREQGMRWHLMHEIWERGSREVIAEAIAQAVDGCRALYLSVDIDVLDPGFAPGTGTPEPGGMTPADLLRAVRQIALDAPVVAADIVEVSPPYDHADMTVNSAHRVALEIFAALAHRRRSEAGGTVDLPGRPPHS
- a CDS encoding TrmH family RNA methyltransferase; protein product: MTAEGDGPVVVIDDPADPRVSDYVALTDVALRRRREPEQGLFIAEGERVIERALRAGYQPRSVLVSPARRHGVPAGFWARPSPGQPAAPVYVAGPAVLAAITGFEVHRGALASMCRREPLDAAQLLATARRVLVCEDLVSHTNLGAIFRSAAGLGMDAVLLSPRCADPLYRRSVRVSMGEVFAVPYARLEPWPAALSLLRTAGFEVVALTPAPDAQELTAAWAAPDDRVAVLLGTEGSGLTDEVLATATRRARIPMAHGVDSLNVAATAAIACYVLGLRPPAPTAPSAPSAPAAPAR
- a CDS encoding 8-oxoguanine deaminase produces the protein MADLLVIGAELVATVDAERREIRGGWVAITDGLVSAIGGPEQTPPAAARTLRADGCLVTPGLVNTHHHIYQNLTRSFAPALGGTLFNWLKTLYPLWSRLDEEAVHTSAYVGLTELALGGCTTTTDHLYVHPRGGGDLITAEIAAAQQLGMRFHPTRGSMSLSVKDGGLPPDSVVQEPDEILDDSARLVAKHHDPSHGAMVRIALAPCSPFSVSPELMTATAELAEKLDVRLHTHLAEDPEEDDYCLAVFGRRPIDQFAEVGWGSDRAWVAHCICPNPEEIERLGTWGTGVAHCPSSNMILGGGLAPVAEMRAAGVPVGLGCDGSSSADSASLWLEARTAMLLGRLRQGAGAMSARDALEMATRGGAACLGRAGEIGLLAVGSVGDLVVWPLDGIAYAGALSDPIDAWLRCGPTAARHTVVAGRTVVENGLPVDSDLTEMLSRHRRIAAGIQAAFENAG
- a CDS encoding DUF6986 family protein — translated: MQARPQIRPDGAVVPTLSAGTTAALTATLGRIDAELAARHPGDPGTRQPVHTCYVPADRVHPDIVGEWGRAARETLTRHAPDPDTLALVTLGGSAAALAADVYAHVSRTLAAEPVQDLRVDLEDGYGIRADSAEDADAVAAARALRSAAAAGTLPACYGLRPKSLDAAVRTRGLRSLDLFLTTLAGDDGPPPGLVVTLPKVSAPEQVVVFCDVLTALEHQLGIGPVALEIQVETPAAVMGLPALVAAAPGRLTGLHVGTYDYSAALGISAADQASDHPAVELATALMQLAAAGTGVRVADGSSNLLPVGTAADVHAGWRRHGELVRRAWSRGLYQGWDLHPAQLVSRHAAVAGCLLRGLPDALRRLADYAAARASGSVADEPATARALAGHVLRALDAHLLDDTRLRTAGLDRATVSRLGGRPPGARPR